A genomic window from Salvia miltiorrhiza cultivar Shanhuang (shh) chromosome 5, IMPLAD_Smil_shh, whole genome shotgun sequence includes:
- the LOC131025452 gene encoding uncharacterized protein LOC131025452 has translation MDACNQSISNPRRYPPPEILVFVYTLIIFLSWNFLKSILSWYEFESVTASPSGNWAALYASLLLGAEFGVLSMVAVPTTLVMWIIVLVLLTFCGKPRKTLVVEGKKLTAEIIEFVVRVLIKEGNLVAAVCVVIGYFALVRHRENDGGPL, from the exons ATGGATGCGTG CAACCAATCCATCTCCAATCCAAGGCGGTATCCCCCGCCAGAAATCCTCGTCTTCGTCTACACGCTCATAATCTTCCTCTCGTGGAATTTCCTCAAATCCATCCTCTCGTGGTACGAATTCGAGTCGGTGACAGCCTCTCCGTCTGGTAATTGGGCGGCGCTCTACGCCTCGCTACTGCTGGGGGCGGAATTTGGCGTGTTGTCGATGGTGGCGGTGCCGACCACGCTGGTGATGTGGATAATAGTGCTGGTGTTGCTCACCTTCTGCGGCAAGCCGAGAAAGACTCTGGTAGTGGAAGGGAAGAAATTGACGGCCGAGATCATCGAATTCGTGGTCAGGGTTTTGATCAAGGAAGGGAATCTCGTCGCCGCGGTTTGTGTTGTTATTGGATATTTTGCCCTTGTTAGGCATCGGGAAAATGATGGTGGGCCTctttga
- the LOC130985389 gene encoding GDSL esterase/lipase At5g45960-like yields MSPSGCVSMLFLAVLTLQSAETRRLGENNSSIPAVFVFGDSTVDSGNNNYIQTISRSNFPPYGKDLPDHIATGRFTNGKLVTDFLASYAGIKEMIPPYLDPTLTVDDLKTGVCFASAGTGFDPLTAQLNVVIPIEKQVKYFKEYKSRMEVEIGKERTRRLISNAFFLISAGTNDFMVNYYGPTQIRSKTYNISGYQDFILQLAQQLIQGIMELGARRIAFVGLPPIGCVPAVITLNSDNALTHRGCIQRLSAVARRYNTLLQIKLAALQKQTPAATIIYVDIFNNIDRMVRNPQQFGFENVNQGCCGSGMIEFSVLCNSYSPICSDDSKYLFWDAVHPTQAAYYSVFLGLRPLVDRFIKK; encoded by the exons ATGTCTCCCTCCGGTTGTGTTTCTATGCTTTTCCTTGCGGTTTTGACATTGCAGAGTGCAGAAACGCGAAGGTTGGGTGAGAATAACAGTTCAATCCCTGCAGTTTTTGTTTTCGGTGACTCTACAGTTGATTCCGGCAACAACAACTACATTCAAACTATTAGTCGGAGCAACTTCCCGCCCTACGGAAAGGATCTCCCCGACCACATTGCCACCGGAAGGTTCACCAACGGCAAGCTCGTCACCGACTTTTTGG CTTCTTATGCGGGGATCAAAGAAATGATACCACCCTACTTAGACCCCACGCTTACCGTTGACGACCTCAAGACCGGAGTCTGTTTTGCTTCTGCTGGCACTGGCTTCGACCCCCTTACTGCCCAACTcaat GTCGTAATTCCTATAGAAAAGCAAGTGAAATATTTTAAAGAGTACAAATCAAGAATGGAAGTGGAGATTGGAAAGGAGAGGACGAGAAGGCTGATAAGTAATGCTTTTTTTCTAATAAGCGCGGGCACTAACGATTTTATGGTTAATTATTATGGGCCCACGCAAATTCGAAGCAAAACCTACAATATTTCTGGCTATCAGGATTTTATATTACAGCTTGCCCAACAGCTCATTCAG GGAATAATGGAGCTGGGGGCGAGGAGGATTGCTTTTGTGGGATTGCCACCAATAGGATGCGTGCCAGCTGTCATCACACTTAATTCGGACAATGCCCTCACTCACCGCGGCTGCATCCAGCGCCTCTCCGCCGTCGCCCGCCGTTATAACACCTTACTCCAAATCAAATTGGCGGCTCTACAAAAGCAAACTCCCGCCGCCACTATAATTTATGTCGATATATTTAATAACATAGATCGCATGGTCAGAAATCCCCAACAATTCG GATTTGAAAATGTGAACCAGGGCTGCTGCGGGAGcggaatgatagaattctcggTGTTATGTAATTCATACTCTCCGATTTGCTCGGATGATTCAAAGTATCTCTTCTGGGACGCCGTACACCCAACTCAAGCAGCTTACTATTCTGTTTTTCTGGGCCTCCGTCCGCTTGTTGATCGATTTATAAAGAAGTAG
- the LOC130985391 gene encoding GDSL esterase/lipase At5g45960-like has product MYVQLIKLSTDRLYKFKLIIVVFGFKQMTTKMAFTLKPILTNVWIFFLPCAFFACQVISARNIGGMKMTETPPSVSSILIFGDSTADPGNNNYIKTPFKSNFSPYGRDFVNHTATGRFTNGRLANDYIANYVGVKEMVPAYLDPTLSIEELMSGVSFASAGSGFDPLTPSISNVMTLSDQLKNLKEYRGKMEAAVGKEKAKEVISNALFLVSAGTNDFVVNYFTIPIRRRSFTIPSYTNFVTNGARQFLQELLDQGARRIGVVGLPPMGCLPIVITLFTDHPILKRDCNANFSSIARDYNQILQNELNALKRKSGARIAYLDAYTPLEEMILGHKYGFDVVKSGCCGTGMVEASIMCNPNSRVCDNATKYVFWDSIHPTQASYELVFQSFRPVIDYLVGN; this is encoded by the exons ATGTACGTGCAACTCATCAAACTCAGCACAGATCGactatataaatttaaattaattattgtcGTGTTCGGCTTCAAGCAAATGACAACAAAAATGGCCTTTACGTTGAAGCCCATTTTGACCAATGTTTGGATTTTCTTTCTTCCTTGTGCTTTCTTTGCATGCCAAGTGATTTCAGCTCGAAACATTGGCGGCATGAAGATGACGGAGACGCCGCCGTCAGTTTCGTCCATTCTCATCTTCGGCGACTCGACGGCGGACCCCGGTAACAACAACTACATCAAAACTCCGTTCAAGAGCAATTTCTCGCCTTACGGGAGAGATTTCGTTAACCACACGGCGACAGGAAGGTTTACTAATGGACGGCTTGCAAATGATTATATTG CTAATTACGTTGGTGTGAAAGAAATGGTACCTGCGTATCTGGATCCCACGCTCAGCATTGAGGAACTGATGAGTGGAGTCAGTTTTGCATCTGCTGGATCCGGATTCGATCCGCTTACTCCCTCCATAAgc AATGTGATGACCCTATCGGATCAATTGAAGAATTTGAAAGAGTATCGAGGAAAAATGGAGGCGGCGGTTGGGAAGGAGAAGGCGAAGGAGGTGATAAGTAATGCTCTTTTCCTTGTTAGCGCCGGCACGAACGACTTCGTCGTCAACTATTTCACCATTCCGATTCGACGCAGGAGCTTCACCATCCCAAGCTACACGAATTTCGTCACAAACGGAGCGCGCCAATTTTTGCAGGAATTATTGGATCAAGGAGCTCGACGAATTGGAGTGGTAGGGCTGCCGCCGATGGGTTGCCTGCCCATCGTGATAACGCTCTTCACAGATCACCCCATCCTTAAACGCGACTGCAACGCCAATTTCTCTTCCATAGCGCGAGATTACAACCAGATTCTCCAGAATGAACTCAACGCCTTGAAACGGAAATCTGGAGCTAGAATTGCTTATTTGGATGCGTATACGCCGCTcgaggagatgattttaggccataaATACG GTTTTGATGTGGTGAAGAGCGGATGCTGTGGGACGGGCATGGTGGAAGCGTCGATTATGTGCAACCCAAATTCTCGTGTTTGCGATAATGCAACCAAATATGTGTTTTGGGATTCGATTCATCCCACGCAAGCATCGTATGAGCTTGTCTTTCAATCCTTTCGCCCTGTAATCGATTATCTAGTTGGAAACTGA